The window CTGAGGAAGGATTCTCAGGGGCCATCGCACTCTTCTTGGTTCCTTCCTCATCTGGAAAACCCATGGGATCTCAGAAGGTGCAGAGGCATTTACACACCATGGGCTGCTCTGAACAAAGAGGCCATGGGAGGCAAGGAAGGAAGATGAGCAGCGTTTGCTTTGAGAAGTGGGTAGAATTATCTTTCCCTTCACACCAATTCATCCCAGCCTGCCCTGAAGCCATCCTCCTACGGAGTCCATGTTCCTGGGCCACTCTGCCACAGCTTTCTGGAGCATCTTTGATGGCTGAGGATCCCCAAGGAGGAGCAGCCAACAGAAGGGACACCATGGGCCCTTCCCACAGGGCCAGCTGGGACTCATGCTACAAGCAGCAGTGAAGCAAGACTTTGGTTTCCTGTTCCAGAGATGAGCGTTGCTCACCCCGTTTCCCAGCCCCTTCACAcggaaggaaaagaggaagttGGAATGACTAATTTTTACCTTCTGCCACAAGAGGAGTGTCGAGGAGCTGCGAATTTGTGACTCTTACAGCCAGGTCTGAGCAGGGTGGGTGGGAGCTGTCCAAGTCTTGGTGCAAAACCAGGGATCACATCGGCACACGTGAGAAAAGAGTCACATTTAAATGAGgggcttttctctttttatctaaAAGAGTTTTCAAACAGATTAATGCGCCCTTTAGTGACACCTAGAGATGGCTCAAAATACATGGATAAATCACACAGACACAAGAAGAGCAAATTGTCCCACGCTGTACTTAGACCAGAGCTGAGGCCCTTGACGTGGCCTTGGATGTCAGTGAAAGCAGTGGGTCTGAATATGGGCGCTCAGTGAAGTTCCTATAGCAAACAGATCACTTTTTGGCACTAATTAGGTTAATACCCAACAGCAGCCGAGGCAATAAGGGGTGCTCTGCCCCGTACAGATGGCACAACCAAGGGCTTGgctcttttcctttgcaagaGGAATAAATTTGGCACAGTGCTTCCACCCCGCTCACCAACACCCTTCAATAATCTCTGCAAGCAGCATGCAGCAAGGAgagtttgcaaatatttttcacaggGAGCACAATTTAATTTAGATCTGTAGCTCATTATGAAGAGAAGATAGAGACTGCATCCAATTAGTCTGCACTCGGTTCGTGTTCCAGTTCTTAAAAAGACCATGAAATCCCCATTCCCATCTGAGATGTACTGTTTGCATGTTGAATATTTGCAGAGGAGGTCTTGCAAGCCATCGGATGACTTTTGCAGTCCTCATTATTCCCATGCCAATTGCTGTCAATCATAACCcgcactgtaaaataaataaatcccacACCGCTGCAAAGGGGTCAGGAACCTGCTGGAGCTCTGGCATCTGCATCGTGCCACTCACCAGGGAGCGAGCTCAGCACAAAGCCCACTGCTACGGGAGTAACACGGCCCTGAACCACTCAGCATCCAGCATCAGCCCTGGGTCTGTGGTCCTGTGAAAatctcctctgctgctttttgaggAGAGCACGGTGCAGGGTGAGCACGCTGCAGGGCCAGcacacacagtgctgctgttgcaCAAGTAATAATACCCgctgttttgtttggttgggtttttttttgcttaatcaGCAACTGGGTTTGGAAAATTAATGATAATAATCACAATTAAAAATTATGGTCAAAAGTGAGTTCGCTGGTTAAAGCAACTGCTTGATCCCTGGCAATCCCCCAGCGGGATATCTGCACAGTAATGTGCTCCTTTGCTACCTGTGATACTGAGAGCCCATAACGCAGGGAAAGCAATGCCCTGCCCTTATTACAAACACTTCTTAGCACCTGCACACAAACCTCCCGTCCTCTGCTTGCCCTGCTGCCTATTGATAGACATTACACACCATTGCGTATCAAAGAGTTCCCAGAATGAACTATAACACTGTTacacttttctctgaaattaacTAGAGATGCGGGcattaaataatttcagttttgagaCAGCAGAAAGCCCCTGAAATCTCTTCTCCCCCTCTTttgttctgttaaaataaaggGAAGTGAGGGCTGAGGACTCCCCTGGGATCAGCTGTGCAGACTTGAGAAGCAGCTGCACCCTCTGCCGGGAGCTCCGAGTAGAGTCATGCAGGCAAAGCACACAATTTCCCGGCATGATGTTGTCCTGTATAAGAGGTTTATTTTCCTAGAGCACCCACCAGCCACCCCAAATGCAAAGACTTTGGGAGCAGAGGTTTCGCAGAGCCATAGCTCTCCCCTTTTTCACATTATAGCTGCTAAACCAAAGCTGTGTGTCTGAGCAGGGCCTTGCAAATGAGCAAGAATTTCTTATCGGAGCTGCAGGAGcatgcaggctgcctgcagacaCTTGATTGtttcctaaaaggaaaaaaaggaaaagacttcCCTAGCCACCATTGCATCAAAGCAACAGAGCCTGGGGAGGATTTAATTAACCCTCACCAGCCAGCAGAAGGAAATAGCACAGCACAACAGGCTGCTTTCCAAGAGAAACCATACAGGAAAGCTATCAACAGCCCCAGCGATAAGATACGGGGCAGGGAATGAGCGTGGATTTAATGGTGCAAGAGGGATTTATTACAGATCCTCTCTTAATGGCACAACATCGTTATCATACCCAGAGTACACCTTCAGCTGCGGGTGGCTGATAGTGCCGGGAGCATTTACGGTATTGCAAAGGAGCAGTGTCACCCCATGTGTGCCAGGAGAACTGTGGATGTGCTCAGGGTTCAGCACAGATCCTCAGCTCTGAGGCAGCCAGaatggaagagctgctgctggataCTCATTGCTAGTGTTTAAATGGGATGTTCCTTCTAGATAAAGCAAGAATTAATTCGGGTGACCTGACCAGCCAGCCCTGGCCGCAGCATTTGTGCCTCTTTGCTCGGAGGAGCGTGGGCTCATGTTCTGGCTCATCCATGTAACCACATCACTGGTGTTACAGCTGGTTAATGTCTCACCATCACTGGTGGTCAGAGCTTGGAGccagctctgccttcagaaGCCTCCACCCCAACAGTGCCTACAGAAGCAGCTCCTTCGCTGCTCATCTCTGCTCATGCAAAAGCATGTGCAATAGAAATATGTGTATAAGAGAAATACTATTTAGACAGACCTCTAAATAGTagcaggaaggagaggggcTTCCCCCTGAACACGTTTGAGAGAATGGCTGCTTTTCCCTAACCACAATCACGACAGCAAGGAGGGATTACTTGACGTAGAGTCAGCAACTTTACCCACCAACACTAAAAATACCCTTGAATGGGCAGTGGAAATGCAATAGCTGAAACACTTTGCTGCAGTTTAGGCTAGACAGTGGTTGGTAATGGTATGGTTTCCACCCCAAACCCTGCCAAGGGGCTGCTCACCCATGGCCCTCATTTCTGCaggggcagagctctgccagccccaccagctctgcagggatCCTTGTCCTTTCTGCCCTGTTTGTACTATAACACTGTCCCACGAGGCTGCAGACAGAGGTGGGACCCCTAACTCTGGAAGTCCTACATCTAGGCTGTGCCCTTCTCATTGTCCGAGCATTAAGGGACTGCTAAAACCTGACTCAGGCTTCGCCAGTACATTAATAAAGGCACAATAAATTCGAGGTGTTGGCTTCGGTCAGAGCTGCACACCAGCACAGGGCTTTATCTTCAGCTCACACCTGGCAAAGAAAGGCCATGCACTCACAGCATGATACAGACGTTCAATGACATGAAGCAGTGAGCCTGGTGGCCGGTCAGCTAGCACAGCCTGATGGTTTCCCAGCGATACTACAACAAAAGCTGCTCAGACAAAGCTCACTTCACCGTTGCCACAAAACTGCTCTTATCTCAGCCTACTCAAGTGGTCAGAAGCCTGATTATAGATTAAGAGCAATATGTTTTCCGTTGTGCCAGATTGATTTTCACCATGACAGCCCACACTAATTGCATGGGTAAATAATTCTACAGTTAATTTTTAAGACATAATTTCAATGTTAACGATGAGaacaaaatgtcttttctatAATGACACTGTGCACAAAGCTCAGCTGGGAGGCAAAGGCCCAGCAGCGATTTGTTCCCAGGCTCAACGAGAAGGGCAAAGCCAAAACgttcttcaaaataaatctaGGAAGAGAACTGCAAACCCACAATTACCATCCTATAGCATTACGGAGAAATAAGTCATGTGGTTCTTGCTTATCCAATTCTCTGGGGCTGCACCCCCAAAGAAGAAGGGCTTTATGGACCAAGCAATCAGGTTTTGGACACTGGCTGCATCCAACAAAGCTGGAGCATGTGTAGAGGAGATGATGTGGCAAACCAGTCCTCTTACTGATGCTCCTACCCATGTGATTTGCTGCAATTTCCCActaatttctcagttttctggctttttcttccaaaaaacttaatttaaaaaaattaaaccattaTACCGTTTGTAAGATGGATGTACCACAGACTGTACCTGACTTTTACCTAGAAAATGAAGCTTGACATGCCTTGCTTACCATCTGCTCCTTCTGCTCACAAGATGTGGAATAATTCTGAGCTGCTTCTGTACACATCTGCCAGGCCCCAACTTGGCAAGGCCAAGCACCCAGTGGAAGGCCCAcgttcatttccttctctgagtCTCAGATGTCTCTCCAGACACCCATAGAAGGAGCTTGAGCAGACAGTTCAGCCATTTAAAAAGTCGTGgtactgcagagcacagagtaGAACAGTTCTCTTATCGCCTCTAATGTGCTCTAACCATCATAGAACCAATTTAAAAGTCATATGGATTATAGCACTCAGCAGTTATAAGTGATTAGTAACCCAGTTAAACCTTAGTTTAATTAGTCCCCTTAAATTCTGGAACACTGTCCTGAAAGCCATACAAAGAAGCAAGGGAACCAAAAGTCTCCTACCTGCTAGGTGGGGCCATCGTCTACTTGGGGGAAAACGTGGTGAGGAACCAAAACGTCATCACCACCAGCACAAACACCACACCTAGCTCCTCCATGAGGCCTGTCTGAAGGGGAAAAGTAGGTAAGAATGACGCTTCTCTCCTTTCAAACCAAAGTGGCCATTATATTGTGCTCACAAGTCAAGCATGAAACGGTTCGGACTGATGCTAGAGGCACACAGCAAGGCACCAATGAACCCAAAGAATTCCGATAAGTGAACTCCATCCTTCTCCAAAGCCTGCAAGCTGTGAGCATCGTCAGCCCTGAGCACCCACCTGTGAGCCCGATCCTGTCACAGGGGAGGAAGTGGTGCaactgcagctcccagggccGTGCAACTCCGCGGTTATCCCATATCCTTCTGTTGGTGTGTGCTAAGGGCCCGGTCGGGTTCTTTCACAACCACACCTCCGACTGTTGGATTAACGCCTCCATTGCCCAACGCAGGAATCCCACCAGCGTCGGTTCACAGCCCCATTGCCCAACAGGCCAGGTCTGCAGCTCCCCTGGGAGAGACATGGAACGCACTGAGAAGACTGAACTACTGTAACACGAGcttgaaaactattttttttctctttttttttttttaaagggtacTCTACCAGAATTGCATTAGATTTGCCATTGtagcaaataatattttgacATGGTTTAGACAGAACAGAATAAGATACAATATAGTTAGTATCTCTcacaaaggaaattttaagaACATACACAGCTACAAGCAATGTGAAGTAAATTCTGTAACAAATGAGATGGGAAAAATGCACAAGTGGGGCCTTGGGGCAGAACCTGGCATTGCACCACCTCCTGAAGAGAGATTCTGGGCTCTGCTGTCCTCCAGCAGTTGTCTGGGGATTGAAAAGAGGTGAGAGACAGCAGCCATGGAATTTTGTTGGCATGCACGAACACTGTTATACAGACAGGTGCAGCAGCTCTAACGAGTTCTGGAAGTTCCAAGTAGTTTAACCAAGACATGCAATCTAAGACCCAACAAATGCAGATGATAACCTGAAGTGCGCTGAAGTCCAAGGGGAAGTGAGGGACCTGGGTCATGGAAAAGCACGAGCTGGCTTGTGAGACTCAGGGCACTTCTTGCTGGGAGGATGCAGCTCTCCATCTGAGCGCTTCAGTAGCTGGAGAATGAAGGCAAGTAAGCCTGGAAACAACACATTTATAGAAATATTCGTTTGGTGGCTACAAgtgtgaaaaacagcatttccttctggcaggacagaggagaaagcagcagggagaaaatcaCTGAAGTCGCTTGTAACAACGCCAGGGAAGACCAAAATATTCCAAGGGGCTAATAttggctttaaatgaaaaaatgaaaaaatactggCTGTAAAAAGCTTGGAAGCACAGGGCAGGAATTTGTCTCCAGCTGCTTGTTGCACGGAGTTTTTTGGGAAACACAATGTGCAAATGCTCTTTGTCAGCTAGAAGCTCTTGGTaacatctgtttcttctctgaacaAAACATGCTGGCCTTCCAGAGGTCACTGTCACTTGGAGTATTGGATAGCTTATGGGAAAGTTCCATGACTTCTTTAAATTTCGTGTTAACTAAAACGTATTCATAAAGAAAACCTAATGCCCTTTCGTAAGAAATATGGAAAAGCCGAATGGAAGGGACAATTAAAAGATGTTAATCAGCTTGTCTAATAGTTCAATAGCTGAAGTCAAGCAGATGCTAAATGAACCATTAGAAAactaattagatttttttttaaactccatGTCAGTTATGCAATGCAACTGTGGTTTGCAACCATCCATTTCAGAATCTGAAGAGGATTTAACAAGAATGTCATTGTCAAGAAGCAGGGCTCCGGTGAAAAGACTCCATGGATTTATGTCCAAACTAGGTGAAAATATCAGATAAACAGGAAAGACAGATTTCTATGCAAAAGCATCTGCACTTCTTAGCCTAAGTGAATATTGGTAGTACAACAAGCGTTACACCTTCATGCattctctgctgtgctgttagAAAGCCGCAATGGGCACAtacacctggggaggaggtACTGGAGCCAGCAGGGAAGGACAAACTGGTGATGCCCACAACACACAGTTCACAGAGTTCCACCAGTCTTTTCCCCATTAGCTGAATCCTCTGGATCATATTCTTGGTTCCTACCATTTTTGGCCTAAACATGTCCTTGcttcaggaaggagaagaaaaagcattaagaaatgGTTCAACCAGAGCTTCCTGAAACACGGGATTGTTCGTTTCCATCTGTTAATGTGTGCTAAGACACCCGTTGCTTTACCTGTCTTTCCCAACCAGCCCTAAAAACCGTTATATTTTGCAGATGTCTCCAGCACCTAATATGGTCTGCTCGGAGTTGTAACACTTTGCTCAGGACTGATTGGCCAACACAACAGACTCACACTTTCGAAAACACATAAATACTACAGAGAGCTACTGCAGGACGTCTTTGATCCGCTCAAAGGCACAAGATGCCAGCCCTCAGCCTCATCGCCCTGGTCAGCCTGGTGTCCACTGGTGAGTTGGGACTGCTGTGGTGTGGTTTGGCTTGGGTGTGTTTAGGCAGTCACGAATGAAttagcaaaattaatttcaacGTGAATAAAGCTAAGCTCTTTCAGTCTGCTTTTATGATGAGCTATAGTAACGCGTGCTAGTATAGCTGCTACAAGAATTAGAAAAGGGCGTGTTTTTACAGACAGAGCTATACTGAAGTGTTTTGGTTTCATGGAAAAGGCAAGTAGTTGGCATTACTGCAGAAACTAATATTGGAAATCTATGTCTATAGCTTGACTTTCTTTTACCGTATGTACCTTATAAAAATCAAGACTTCCAGGAAAGGGGTCAAATGTGCGTACCAGGTTGTTCAGTGTTCTTATAGCTATAGTTTGTGGCATTATGAAAGCCCACAAACCATCACTTACCCGTAATTAAGGAAGAAACCTCTCTTCTGTGGCAGAAATCTTGACATCCTCCAATCTTAAACGTCGCATCCTGCAGCTTACCACTTTCTGTTGTACGGCACTAACAcgttcctatttttttttttcctgttttcctcttctgtgcgGGCAGTTTTTGCCAGGCAGTGGGAGGTGcaccctccccagcagcagggcgGGCACTGGGCGCAGATATGCAGCGGGAACCCTTTCAATAGAATCCGGGGCTGCGACAAATACGGCTGCGGCAATTACGGAGCCAGCAGGTAACGGGGCGGGCAGCGGGGACCCGGAGCAGGGAGCACGCGGTGGCTTTCCTGCACCAAAAGTtcacaaagaaagaatgagGTTTAACCAACCTTTAAAACCTTATTTTGCCAAGATCTAAGAACAATACACAAAATCACCAGTAGCCCCTTTCATCTATCATTTATTACTATTTCTGCTATACTTTAAATGAAAGAGAGCTTTCctatgctttctctttttcattttgagatgtGACATAGCAATCTCACTAAAGGACATCAGTATCATTTTGTTTAATGGATGTATGGGTAGAGAAGAGAGATCACTACGTAAACTAGCAGGCTGAGTAGCAACAGCAACGGAAAGCGTTCTAAGGACTAGTGTAATTCATTCTTGGTTCTTACAGACCAGATGCTTAACTAGCAATCATCCACAGAGCTTATAGGAAGCCCTGCAGGTTACTTTACACAAGCTAAAGATCTGCAGACACCACTGTCTTCACGTAGGCACCTTGTAACAGAGAAGGTAATGCTGTCCTAAAAAATGCTTCTCTCCCCAggcccttccagctcaggatattccaGGATTCTACTATCTCCAGCACACAACTTAAGAACTGCTAAGTGAGAAAACGCCAAGTATACGATTCTATTTGACATGGCACAGGTGCATTTTGGAGTGGGACAGGGGTACTATAACTGTCCAAAGTGTCCCATGAGTTTGGgagaattaaaaacattcattaaagATTGAAGTTGTGCCCCCCTTTAAAGTGGGTCATACGAATACAAACACTTTGCAGTAAAAATATGATTGAAACCACTAACTTTTCCCAATTTCATTGCAGATTGAAAACCTTATGTTTTTAGAGAAGCTTCATACACGGTGCTAGGTGACCTATCTATACTATTAGGCCTGACAGATTGCATAATTAGTTAATTATGTCTTCAGACAGGGCAAAGGAGAAATACACAGGGGCGTGGATGTCATCTGCACTGATGGAGCAACAGTGTATGCTCCCTTCAGCGGCCAGCTGTCCGGACCCATTCGATTCTTTCATAACGGAAATGCCATTGATGATGGAGTCCAAATCAGGGGGTCAGGCAAGTAATAACAGCACATATGTCACAAGGCAGGCACAAGCAATCTTCTTTACTTCAGTAAAGTTATTTCCGCACCTCTTTGAGTCAAGCAGAGTGCTGATTTAGTCTCTCTAGTTCTTATACTGAAATACAACTACACTGCTGCTCAGAAAtaccaaaagcagcagcagggttcagccttttccttggagagaagggaagatggGAGCTGAGAAACAGCTAGCAGAAAAACAACCCCAAGTCaaacaaaggaaacagtaaaaacaaagcatctgaAGTCCTCAGTTTTGCTGAGGATGTTTTCCTGTCCCTATTTTCCAactccctcttttcctttttcccctttttttttttatagggaCCCAAGTACTTTTAGGATTGTTGGTACCTTGACTCCATTTCTACTTCACAACTGTAGCCTCCAGTGACAGGCCAGTGAGGAAGATTTCCTGCACTCTTCCTCAGCACATGCAGCTGGTGTTTCCTGACCTTCCTCTCCCATCTTTTCCAGGTTACTGTGTGAAACTCGTCTGTATTCACCCCATCAGATACCACGGCCAAATCCAAAAAGGGCAACAGCTTGGAAGAATGCTGCCAATGCAAAGAGTGTTTCCTGGCATTGTGTCTCACATTCATGTTGAGAACTGCGACCAATCTGATCCTACTCATCTCCTCAAACCtggtaaaagaaaaaggcaacaaGCATTTAAGTTTTATCATGAATGAAAATACGTTTAATTGCAAATAAGGATAATTTATTTACAGGAGTCTCAACAGGAGACAGTTGAGGAGATTTTGGTGATGATGTAGAAGGACTTAAGGACTTGGATCCCATTAGTGTAGGCATAGAATAAGAAAAAGGGTGAATCTTCTCCTACCCCTCAGTTTACACTCTGGTTTATAACTGTGATAATCctcttgtgcttttttcctcttggaagCGTGTTCTTTAGATCAGCCCACCCTGAACACAAAGCATTAAGGTGTAGTTTGACGCATCCGTTCTACTTATGCTTCCAAAAGGGTGATAAGTTTTGTGGAGGATCAAACATCAACTGGACGTACAAGACGTAATTCCAGCACGTTCCCTCCTAACTAAAATGAAAACGTAGCAGTTGCAAATATGAAATACTTAAAACAACAACACTACctttacttcctttttctgtatttcGTAGATGTTGCACCACCACTCCCACAACAAGATTCTTACTGGGCAACAGTATGTGCTGGGAATCCTACAAACGAGATAAGAGGTTGTGATAGATACGGCTGCGGGTACTTTGGAGCTCCGAGGTACTACACTTTGAACACGTGGGGTTTCGTTATTGCTCTGTTGAAATAGAGTTGAACTCTGTTTAAGCTCTGCAAGCTCAGGTTGGACATGAGGGAACACTCACTACAGAGGTAATGCAGCACAAGAACAGGCTGCCAGCATTGCTCATGAAACCTCCATGCTTGGAGGTTTGGGGTTAGACAAAGCCATGGCTGACCTGGCATTGGGAACAGCCTCATCCCAAGCTGAAGGTGGGACTAAATGTTCTCCACAGGTACCCTCCAACCTGTGCTTCTGTGAATATAGAGTTCTGTTTCAAAGTTAGTGAGAAATGCATCTCCACCCATGCAATTTCCAAAGCTGTAAATCTAACAGAATATATAGCATTACCTTACCTACCAAAACAGAAATCCTACGGATTCTTCAGCCATGGTCAATCATGGCAGCACCATCTTAGTACTACTAACCTGTTTTCAGAACTTGATAAGCGACCTCTCTCTGCATAACGTCAGGTTTGGCAGAGACTTCTCTAATTACATATTTGCTTTCAGACGCAATGGTAAAGGAGAGAAGCACAAGGGCGTGGATGTCATCTGTGCAGATGGTGCAACAGTGTATGCTCCCTTTTCTGGTGAGCTGTCTGGACCCGTTAAATTCTTTCATAATGGAAACGCCATTGATGATGGAGTCCAAATCAGGGGATCAGGTATATGGCcgtttacatttatttcatttaactgTTCGTTTTGTCTCGAGTTCATGCAGGATATGTTCCCTCACAGTATATCAGCAAAGTGcacatttccagctgctgtAGCTTCACATGCATAaatttctgctcctttcttaGGGTGCAAATATAAACAACCAGTCTTAAAGACAAGGAGGGAAGATC of the Numida meleagris isolate 19003 breed g44 Domestic line chromosome 12, NumMel1.0, whole genome shotgun sequence genome contains:
- the LECT2 gene encoding leukocyte cell-derived chemotaxin-2, which translates into the protein MPALSLIALVSLVSTVFARQWEVHPPQQQGGHWAQICSGNPFNRIRGCDKYGCGNYGASRQGKGEIHRGVDVICTDGATVYAPFSGQLSGPIRFFHNGNAIDDGVQIRGSGYCVKLVCIHPIRYHGQIQKGQQLGRMLPMQRVFPGIVSHIHVENCDQSDPTHLLKPDVAPPLPQQDSYWATVCAGNPTNEIRGCDRYGCGYFGAPRRNGKGEKHKGVDVICADGATVYAPFSGELSGPVKFFHNGNAIDDGVQIRGSGFCVKLLCIHPIRYHGRISKGQVLGRMLPMQRVFPGITSHIHVENCDRSDPTANLERGKGRRK